In Notamacropus eugenii isolate mMacEug1 chromosome 1, mMacEug1.pri_v2, whole genome shotgun sequence, one genomic interval encodes:
- the ZNF598 gene encoding E3 ubiquitin-protein ligase ZNF598 isoform X1 — protein MAASAGSAAPARPGRPRAAPPAAPPERGGGSCVLCCGDLEATALGKCDHPVCFRCSTKMRVLCEQRYCAVCREELRQVVFGKKLPAFATIPIHQLQYEKKYDIYFADGKVYALYRKLLQHECPQCPEQRPFSLFVDLEQHMRKQHELFCCKLCVKHLKIFTYERKWYSRKDLARHRIHGDPDDTSHRGHPLCKFCDERYLDNDELLKHLRRDHYFCHFCDSDGAQEYYSDYEYLREHFREKHFLCEEGRCSTEQFTHAFRTEIDYKAHKTSCHSKNRAEARQNRQIDLQFSYAPRHTRRGEGVVSGDDYDEVDRHNRQSRANRPGGRGAQQNRRGSWRYKREEEDRDVAAAVRASLAAPRQEEKKWVEDKEDGSKVKKDEGKDSEDPRSSRRAPKPSAEAPAPKEATANGPASQDDFVSCSLTPGGALQSSLQPPSVKLKDEDFPSLSSSSSAPTVSSGMSLTYTVTAKKTSAFQEEDFPALVSKMRPSKAVSSITSAWNNNSSKSVVRPAAPVQATSSQLTKKPPLITKGSGKAGKKSNKALVSDDEDDNMGLTTQEIRSAPTMFDVSSLLAASSSQSFTKVSKKKKMGAEKQSSVSPPPQPLVPEMTAKPAWGEKAPAATANGAEKPAAVVNGHSEKAACVGSVLKEPPGLTKPPVTNQCSLPQEDFPALCSAGPPRMQPPPGFNSVVLLKSPPPPPGLSPPISKPPPGFTVIPSNSISEPITTSIKEQGTCQGTYLEPENFQQRNVQLIQSIKELLQSDESRFNKFKSHSGQFRQGRISAAQYYKSCRDLLGENFRKIFSELLVLLPDTAKQQELLSAHNDFRVQEKQGTPKSRKNKKSAWPASTHSELDCCICPVCQQVLTQDDLGTHRAQHIEDEEFPSLQAISRIIS, from the exons GTGGTCTTTGGAAAGAAGCTTCCAGCATTCGCAACAATACCAATTCACCAATTGCAATACGAGAAAAAATATGACATCTATTTTGCTGATGGAAAGGTTTATGCTTTATACAG GAAGTTGCTCCAACATGAATGTCCCCAGTGTCCAGAACAGCGACCTTTCAGTCTCTTTGTTGACTTAGAGCAGCACATGAGGAAACAGCATGAACTTTTCTGCTGTAAGCTGTGTGTGAAACACCTGAAG ATCTTTACCTACGAACGCAAGTGGTATTCCCGCAAGGACCTTGCCCGACATCGGATCCATGGGGACCCAGATGACACCTCCCACCGGGGACATCCTCTGTGTAAATTTTGTGATGAGCGTTATTTGGACAACGATGAGCTCCTGAAACATCTGAGGAGAGACCACTATTTCTGCCATTTCTGTGATTCTGATGGCGCTCAGGAGTATTACAG tgACTATGAATACCTTCGTGAACATTTCCGTGAGAAGCACTTTCTCTGTGAGGAGGGAAGGTGCAGCACTGAACAGTTCACTCATGCCTTCCGAACGGAAATCGACTACAAGGCGCATAAAACTTCGTGCCACAGCAAGAACCGAGCAGAGGCCAGGCAGAACCGGCAGATTGACCTGCAGTTTAGCTATGCCCCAAGGCACACTCGAAGGGGTGAAG GTGTCGTCAGTGGCGATGACTATGATGAAGTGGACCGGCATAACAGGCAGAGCCGGGCCAACAGGCCCGGGGGGCGTGGAGCTCAGCAAAACCGCAGAGGAAGCTGGAGGTATAAGAG GGAAGAAGAAGACAGAGATGTAGCAGCTGCAGTGAGGGCATCACTAGCTGCCCCTaggcaagaagaaaagaaatgggttGAGGATAAAGAGGATGGCAGCAAAGTGAAGAAGGATGAGGGGAAGGACTCAGAAGACCCTCGGAGCTCCAGGAGAGCCCCCAAGCCTTCTGCGGAGGCCCCAG CTCCCAAAGAGGCTACTGCTAATGGTCCTGCAAGCCAAGATGACTTTGTCTCGTGTAGCTTGACACCAGGGGGCGCTCTGCAGAG TTCCCTCCAGCCACCTTCAGTCAAACTTAAAGATGAAGACTTCCCaagcctctcctcctcctcctcagcccCCACTGTCTCCTCGGGGATGTCGCTTACCTATACAGTCACTGCCAAGAAGACCTCAGCCTTCCAAGAAGAGGACTTTCCAGCTCTCGTGTCAAAAATGAGGCCCAGCAAAGCTGTGTCCAGCATCACTTCAGCCTGGAACAATAACTCCAGTAAGAGTGTTGTTCGGCCAGCGGCACCTGTCCAGGCTACTTCCAGCCAGCTCACAAAGAAACCACCTTTGATCACCAAAGGAAGCGGTAAAGCAGGCAAGAAGAGCAACAAAGCCCTGGTCTCTGATGATGAGGATGACAATATGGGGCTGACCACCCAAGAGATCAGGAGTGCCCCCACCATGTTTGATGTCTCCTCCTTGCTAGCTGCCTCTTCTTCACAGTCTTTTACAAAGGTGAgcaagaagaagaagatgggggCTGAGAAGCAGAGCTCGGTGTCACCTCCACCCCAGCCACTGGTACCAGAGATGACCGCCAAGCCAGCATGGGGAGAAAAGGCCCCTGCAGCCACAGCCAACGGGGCAGAGAAACCTGCAGCCGTTGTGAATGGACATTCAGAAAAGGCAGCCTGTGTTGGCAGTGTCCTCAAAGAGCCTCCAGGGCTTACAAAGCCACCAGTGACTAACCAGTGCTCTTTACCTCAGGAAGACTTCCCAGCTCTCTGCAGTGCGGGGCCTCCCCGAATGCAACCTCCACCAG GCTTTAACTCTGTGGTGCTATTAAAGAGCCCCCCACCACCTCCAGGACTGTCACCACCCATTAGCAAGCCCCCTCCGGGCTTTACCGTCATCCCATCCAACAGCATCTCCGAGCCCATCACCACCTCCATAAAAGA GCAAGGTACCTGCCAAGGAACTTACTTGGAACCTGAGAATTTCCAACAAAGGAACGTGCAGCTCATCCAGTCCATAAAGGAGCTCCTTCAGAGCGATGAGTCTAGATTCAACAAATTTAAGAGCCATTCGGGGCAATTCCGACAG GGTCGTATTTCTGCAGCACAGTATTATAAGAGCTGCCGGGACCTCCTTGGggagaacttcagaaaaatcttcAGTGAGCTCCTGGTGCTCCTGCCTGACACAGCCAAGCAGCAGGAACTGCTGTCTGCACACAATGATTTCCGGGTCCAGGAGAAGCAGGGGACGCCCAAATCTAGAAAGAACAAGAAGAGTGCGTGGCCAGCTAGCACCCATTCTGAACTAGACTGCTGCATCTGCCCCGTTTGCCAGCAGGTGCTGACTCAGGATGACCTGGGCACCCACAGAGCCCAGCATATTGAAGATGAAGAGTTCCCCTCCTTGCAAGCCATCAGCAGAATTATCAGTTAG
- the ZNF598 gene encoding E3 ubiquitin-protein ligase ZNF598 isoform X2, whose amino-acid sequence MAASAGSAAPARPGRPRAAPPAAPPERGGGSCVLCCGDLEATALGKCDHPVCFRCSTKMRVLCEQRYCAVCREELRQVVFGKKLPAFATIPIHQLQYEKKYDIYFADGKVYALYRKLLQHECPQCPEQRPFSLFVDLEQHMRKQHELFCCKLCVKHLKIFTYERKWYSRKDLARHRIHGDPDDTSHRGHPLCKFCDERYLDNDELLKHLRRDHYFCHFCDSDGAQEYYSDYEYLREHFREKHFLCEEGRCSTEQFTHAFRTEIDYKAHKTSCHSKNRAEARQNRQIDLQFSYAPRHTRRGEGVVSGDDYDEVDRHNRQSRANRPGGRGAQQNRRGSWREEEDRDVAAAVRASLAAPRQEEKKWVEDKEDGSKVKKDEGKDSEDPRSSRRAPKPSAEAPAPKEATANGPASQDDFVSCSLTPGGALQSSLQPPSVKLKDEDFPSLSSSSSAPTVSSGMSLTYTVTAKKTSAFQEEDFPALVSKMRPSKAVSSITSAWNNNSSKSVVRPAAPVQATSSQLTKKPPLITKGSGKAGKKSNKALVSDDEDDNMGLTTQEIRSAPTMFDVSSLLAASSSQSFTKVSKKKKMGAEKQSSVSPPPQPLVPEMTAKPAWGEKAPAATANGAEKPAAVVNGHSEKAACVGSVLKEPPGLTKPPVTNQCSLPQEDFPALCSAGPPRMQPPPGFNSVVLLKSPPPPPGLSPPISKPPPGFTVIPSNSISEPITTSIKEQGTCQGTYLEPENFQQRNVQLIQSIKELLQSDESRFNKFKSHSGQFRQGRISAAQYYKSCRDLLGENFRKIFSELLVLLPDTAKQQELLSAHNDFRVQEKQGTPKSRKNKKSAWPASTHSELDCCICPVCQQVLTQDDLGTHRAQHIEDEEFPSLQAISRIIS is encoded by the exons GTGGTCTTTGGAAAGAAGCTTCCAGCATTCGCAACAATACCAATTCACCAATTGCAATACGAGAAAAAATATGACATCTATTTTGCTGATGGAAAGGTTTATGCTTTATACAG GAAGTTGCTCCAACATGAATGTCCCCAGTGTCCAGAACAGCGACCTTTCAGTCTCTTTGTTGACTTAGAGCAGCACATGAGGAAACAGCATGAACTTTTCTGCTGTAAGCTGTGTGTGAAACACCTGAAG ATCTTTACCTACGAACGCAAGTGGTATTCCCGCAAGGACCTTGCCCGACATCGGATCCATGGGGACCCAGATGACACCTCCCACCGGGGACATCCTCTGTGTAAATTTTGTGATGAGCGTTATTTGGACAACGATGAGCTCCTGAAACATCTGAGGAGAGACCACTATTTCTGCCATTTCTGTGATTCTGATGGCGCTCAGGAGTATTACAG tgACTATGAATACCTTCGTGAACATTTCCGTGAGAAGCACTTTCTCTGTGAGGAGGGAAGGTGCAGCACTGAACAGTTCACTCATGCCTTCCGAACGGAAATCGACTACAAGGCGCATAAAACTTCGTGCCACAGCAAGAACCGAGCAGAGGCCAGGCAGAACCGGCAGATTGACCTGCAGTTTAGCTATGCCCCAAGGCACACTCGAAGGGGTGAAG GTGTCGTCAGTGGCGATGACTATGATGAAGTGGACCGGCATAACAGGCAGAGCCGGGCCAACAGGCCCGGGGGGCGTGGAGCTCAGCAAAACCGCAGAGGAAGCTGGAG GGAAGAAGAAGACAGAGATGTAGCAGCTGCAGTGAGGGCATCACTAGCTGCCCCTaggcaagaagaaaagaaatgggttGAGGATAAAGAGGATGGCAGCAAAGTGAAGAAGGATGAGGGGAAGGACTCAGAAGACCCTCGGAGCTCCAGGAGAGCCCCCAAGCCTTCTGCGGAGGCCCCAG CTCCCAAAGAGGCTACTGCTAATGGTCCTGCAAGCCAAGATGACTTTGTCTCGTGTAGCTTGACACCAGGGGGCGCTCTGCAGAG TTCCCTCCAGCCACCTTCAGTCAAACTTAAAGATGAAGACTTCCCaagcctctcctcctcctcctcagcccCCACTGTCTCCTCGGGGATGTCGCTTACCTATACAGTCACTGCCAAGAAGACCTCAGCCTTCCAAGAAGAGGACTTTCCAGCTCTCGTGTCAAAAATGAGGCCCAGCAAAGCTGTGTCCAGCATCACTTCAGCCTGGAACAATAACTCCAGTAAGAGTGTTGTTCGGCCAGCGGCACCTGTCCAGGCTACTTCCAGCCAGCTCACAAAGAAACCACCTTTGATCACCAAAGGAAGCGGTAAAGCAGGCAAGAAGAGCAACAAAGCCCTGGTCTCTGATGATGAGGATGACAATATGGGGCTGACCACCCAAGAGATCAGGAGTGCCCCCACCATGTTTGATGTCTCCTCCTTGCTAGCTGCCTCTTCTTCACAGTCTTTTACAAAGGTGAgcaagaagaagaagatgggggCTGAGAAGCAGAGCTCGGTGTCACCTCCACCCCAGCCACTGGTACCAGAGATGACCGCCAAGCCAGCATGGGGAGAAAAGGCCCCTGCAGCCACAGCCAACGGGGCAGAGAAACCTGCAGCCGTTGTGAATGGACATTCAGAAAAGGCAGCCTGTGTTGGCAGTGTCCTCAAAGAGCCTCCAGGGCTTACAAAGCCACCAGTGACTAACCAGTGCTCTTTACCTCAGGAAGACTTCCCAGCTCTCTGCAGTGCGGGGCCTCCCCGAATGCAACCTCCACCAG GCTTTAACTCTGTGGTGCTATTAAAGAGCCCCCCACCACCTCCAGGACTGTCACCACCCATTAGCAAGCCCCCTCCGGGCTTTACCGTCATCCCATCCAACAGCATCTCCGAGCCCATCACCACCTCCATAAAAGA GCAAGGTACCTGCCAAGGAACTTACTTGGAACCTGAGAATTTCCAACAAAGGAACGTGCAGCTCATCCAGTCCATAAAGGAGCTCCTTCAGAGCGATGAGTCTAGATTCAACAAATTTAAGAGCCATTCGGGGCAATTCCGACAG GGTCGTATTTCTGCAGCACAGTATTATAAGAGCTGCCGGGACCTCCTTGGggagaacttcagaaaaatcttcAGTGAGCTCCTGGTGCTCCTGCCTGACACAGCCAAGCAGCAGGAACTGCTGTCTGCACACAATGATTTCCGGGTCCAGGAGAAGCAGGGGACGCCCAAATCTAGAAAGAACAAGAAGAGTGCGTGGCCAGCTAGCACCCATTCTGAACTAGACTGCTGCATCTGCCCCGTTTGCCAGCAGGTGCTGACTCAGGATGACCTGGGCACCCACAGAGCCCAGCATATTGAAGATGAAGAGTTCCCCTCCTTGCAAGCCATCAGCAGAATTATCAGTTAG